The Streptomyces spororaveus genome includes a region encoding these proteins:
- a CDS encoding ArsR/SmtB family transcription factor translates to MPVPLYQAKAEFFRMLGHPVRIRVLELLQDGPLPVRELLASIEVEPSALSQQLAVLRRSGIVTSSRNGSTVVYAVAGGDVAQLMLAARRILTEVLTGQTQLLAELRETGGRAS, encoded by the coding sequence GTGCCGGTTCCGCTGTATCAGGCGAAGGCCGAGTTCTTCCGCATGCTCGGGCACCCCGTGCGCATACGCGTACTCGAGTTGCTGCAGGACGGGCCATTGCCGGTGCGCGAGCTGCTGGCGTCGATCGAGGTGGAGCCCTCTGCCTTGTCGCAGCAGCTGGCGGTCCTGCGCCGGTCCGGGATTGTCACCTCTTCCCGCAACGGCTCCACGGTCGTCTACGCGGTAGCCGGCGGCGACGTGGCCCAGCTGATGCTGGCGGCACGCCGGATCCTGACCGAGGTCCTCACCGGGCAGACGCAGCTCCTGGCGGAGCTGCGCGAGACGGGAGGCCGTGCGTCGTGA
- a CDS encoding SulP family inorganic anion transporter — protein MTRDPRRNLLAGLTVAIVALPLALGFGVSSGLGAEAGLATAVVAGALAAIFGGSNLQVSGPTGAMTVVLVPIVAQYGPGGVLTVGLMAGVMLIGLALLRAGRYMQYVPAPVVEGFTLGIACVIGLQQIPNALGVAKPEGEKVLLVAWRAVVEFVAFPNWTAIGLSLGVAVVMLAGARWRPAIPFSIVAVIAATALVQVFGLRGAAPIGDLPSGLPAPSLSFLDVSALGSLLAPAVAVAALAALESLLSATVADGMTVGQKHDPDRELFGQGLANLAAPLFGGVPATAAIARTAVNVRSGASSRLASLSHAAVLAVIVFAAAPLVSKIPLAALAGVLLATAIRMIEVGALRAMVRATRSDAVVLVLTAVATLVLDLVYAVIIGLVVAGALALRAVAGQARMDQVDFRPDMPGEHSAEEHALLAEHIVAYRIDGPLFFAGAHRFLLELSEVADVRVVILRMSRVTTLDATGALVLKDAVEKLNRRGIAVMTSGIRPGQRQALESVGALALLQQEDREYATTPEAIAGARKHLEQAGLVPARHRPHLPESHRIRKGPR, from the coding sequence ATGACCCGCGACCCCCGGCGGAATCTGCTGGCGGGGCTGACGGTGGCGATCGTGGCCCTGCCTCTGGCCCTGGGCTTCGGCGTTTCCTCGGGTCTGGGCGCGGAGGCGGGACTTGCCACCGCAGTGGTCGCGGGCGCTTTGGCGGCGATATTCGGCGGCTCCAACCTGCAGGTGTCCGGACCGACCGGGGCGATGACCGTCGTGCTGGTGCCGATCGTGGCACAGTACGGGCCCGGCGGTGTGCTGACGGTCGGGCTGATGGCCGGTGTCATGCTGATCGGTCTGGCGCTGCTGCGGGCCGGCAGGTATATGCAGTACGTGCCGGCGCCGGTGGTGGAGGGTTTCACCCTCGGTATCGCGTGCGTGATCGGTCTCCAGCAGATCCCCAACGCGCTCGGGGTGGCCAAGCCCGAGGGCGAGAAGGTCCTGCTGGTGGCCTGGCGGGCCGTGGTCGAGTTCGTGGCGTTTCCGAACTGGACGGCGATCGGGCTCTCGCTGGGTGTGGCCGTGGTGATGCTGGCCGGGGCGCGGTGGCGTCCGGCGATCCCTTTCTCGATCGTCGCGGTCATCGCCGCCACCGCCTTGGTTCAGGTGTTCGGGCTGCGGGGTGCGGCGCCGATCGGTGATCTGCCGTCCGGACTTCCCGCTCCGTCGCTGTCCTTCCTCGACGTCTCCGCGCTCGGCTCGCTGCTCGCGCCTGCGGTGGCGGTGGCCGCGCTGGCGGCGCTGGAGTCGCTGCTGTCGGCCACGGTGGCTGACGGGATGACGGTGGGGCAGAAGCACGACCCGGACAGGGAATTGTTCGGGCAGGGGCTTGCGAATCTGGCGGCCCCGCTGTTCGGCGGTGTGCCCGCGACTGCGGCGATAGCCCGGACGGCGGTCAACGTGCGCAGCGGAGCCTCCTCGCGGCTGGCGTCCTTGTCGCATGCGGCGGTGCTGGCGGTGATCGTGTTCGCCGCGGCTCCGCTGGTGTCGAAGATTCCGCTTGCGGCGCTGGCGGGTGTGTTGCTGGCTACCGCGATCCGCATGATCGAGGTCGGCGCTCTGAGGGCGATGGTGAGGGCCACGCGCTCGGATGCGGTGGTCCTGGTCTTGACCGCGGTGGCCACGCTCGTCCTCGACCTCGTCTACGCGGTGATCATCGGTCTCGTCGTCGCCGGGGCCCTGGCCCTTCGGGCTGTGGCGGGCCAGGCGCGGATGGACCAGGTCGATTTCCGCCCTGACATGCCCGGTGAGCACAGCGCCGAGGAGCACGCTCTCCTGGCCGAGCACATCGTGGCCTACCGCATCGACGGGCCTCTGTTCTTCGCCGGCGCGCACCGCTTCCTCCTGGAGCTGTCCGAGGTCGCTGACGTGAGGGTGGTGATCCTGCGCATGTCCCGCGTCACGACCCTGGACGCCACTGGCGCGCTGGTGTTGAAGGACGCGGTGGAGAAGCTGAACCGGCGGGGGATCGCCGTGATGACCTCCGGCATCCGCCCCGGTCAGCGCCAGGCCCTGGAATCGGTGGGCGCCCTGGCCTTGCTCCAGCAGGAAGACCGCGAGTACGCCACTACCCCCGAGGCCATCGCCGGCGCCCGCAAGCACCTGGAGCAGGCCGGGCTTGTGCCGGCGCGCCACCGACCGCACCTGCCTGAGTCGCACCGCATCCGGAAGGGCCCGCGATGA
- a CDS encoding pyridoxamine 5'-phosphate oxidase family protein codes for MTVPADLNLTDMSGAEVLWLLEGASHGRPLYRGRLVYVRREQAVIRPATHVMACGRLVVRAPVQTSAVAGRTVLTYQVDQIHPRTGTGWTLTVHGPAEVITDPDETAHYRRILPGMAYGPHDTLLWLHPQALTGHRLAPVEER; via the coding sequence ATGACCGTCCCCGCCGACCTGAACCTGACCGACATGTCCGGGGCAGAAGTGCTCTGGCTCCTCGAAGGAGCAAGCCACGGCCGTCCGCTCTACCGGGGCCGCCTGGTGTATGTGCGGCGGGAGCAGGCTGTCATCCGGCCCGCCACGCACGTGATGGCGTGCGGGCGGCTGGTCGTGCGCGCGCCGGTGCAGACATCGGCCGTCGCCGGCCGGACGGTGCTGACCTACCAGGTCGACCAGATCCACCCGCGGACCGGCACCGGGTGGACGCTCACCGTCCACGGCCCGGCCGAGGTGATCACCGACCCCGATGAGACGGCCCACTACCGGCGGATCCTGCCCGGGATGGCGTACGGGCCCCATGACACGCTGCTGTGGCTGCACCCGCAGGCCCTCACCGGACACCGCCTGGCGCCCGTGGAGGAGCGGTGA
- a CDS encoding ATP-binding protein, which produces MGAAVRTARETTELVLLECGVGLRHPSVGPALLILAELVTNAVRHAAALSPTLTVTYAHGPGVFAFAVHDRHPYLPALYGALAIKPGSGLATVVEMTMELGGTAVVRPDADGRGKSVWITLPL; this is translated from the coding sequence ATGGGCGCCGCCGTACGCACCGCGAGGGAGACGACCGAGCTCGTGCTGCTGGAGTGCGGTGTGGGTCTTCGCCATCCGAGTGTCGGACCGGCGCTGCTGATCCTGGCGGAGCTGGTCACCAACGCTGTCCGCCACGCCGCCGCGCTCTCCCCTACGCTCACCGTCACCTACGCCCACGGCCCGGGCGTGTTCGCGTTCGCTGTCCACGACCGCCACCCCTACCTGCCCGCCCTCTACGGGGCACTGGCCATCAAGCCGGGCAGCGGGCTGGCCACCGTGGTGGAGATGACTATGGAACTGGGCGGCACCGCCGTCGTGCGCCCGGACGCGGACGGTCGCGGCAAGAGCGTCTGGATCACCCTGCCCCTGTGA
- a CDS encoding STAS domain-containing protein, with protein MTIEWNYAAHEDLAVLSLAGYLGAEATGRFTGAVGWALARGTGPVILDLTALHGWSAGGQLAVAQAARLLAEHGRRLELAAIPADGSLVPEATGPSIPVHPDLPAALAAHRQIRQPDRQWSTGNWPARPVVTASTI; from the coding sequence ATGACGATCGAGTGGAACTACGCCGCGCACGAGGACCTGGCTGTCCTCTCCCTGGCCGGATACCTCGGCGCGGAGGCGACCGGCCGCTTCACCGGCGCGGTGGGCTGGGCCCTGGCCCGGGGCACCGGGCCCGTGATCCTGGACCTGACCGCCCTGCACGGCTGGTCGGCCGGCGGGCAGCTGGCCGTGGCCCAGGCCGCCCGCCTTCTGGCCGAACACGGGCGTCGCCTCGAACTCGCCGCGATCCCCGCCGACGGCTCCCTCGTCCCCGAGGCCACCGGACCCTCCATACCCGTCCACCCCGACCTGCCCGCAGCCCTGGCCGCACACCGCCAGATTCGCCAGCCCGACAGGCAGTGGAGCACCGGCAACTGGCCCGCCCGCCCCGTGGTCACGGCCAGCACTATCTGA
- a CDS encoding alkylphosphonate utilization protein — protein MSDITFKDSNGTVLEEGDSVTLTKDLKVKGTSETLKRGTLVKNIRLTSRPGEIECNTKKVKGLVLKSEFVKKA, from the coding sequence ATGAGCGACATCACCTTCAAGGACTCCAACGGCACCGTGCTCGAGGAGGGAGACTCCGTCACGCTGACCAAGGACCTCAAGGTCAAGGGCACCTCCGAGACCCTCAAGCGCGGCACCCTCGTCAAGAACATCCGCCTCACCTCCCGGCCCGGCGAGATCGAGTGCAACACCAAAAAGGTCAAGGGCCTGGTCCTGAAGAGCGAATTCGTCAAGAAGGCCTGA
- a CDS encoding ArsR/SmtB family transcription factor, producing the protein MVTPLYQLKAEFFKTLGHPARIRVLELLAEREQAVGELLAEVGIEAASLSQQLAVLRKANLVATRREGSNVYYRLTSPDVAELLRVARGILSGLLQGQADLLADLRATSRK; encoded by the coding sequence ATGGTCACGCCGCTGTACCAGCTGAAGGCCGAGTTCTTCAAAACGCTCGGCCATCCGGCCCGGATCCGGGTGCTGGAGCTGTTGGCCGAGCGTGAGCAGGCGGTCGGCGAGTTGCTGGCCGAGGTCGGCATCGAAGCCGCTTCCCTGTCCCAGCAGCTCGCGGTGCTGCGCAAAGCCAACCTCGTGGCCACCCGCCGTGAGGGCTCCAACGTGTACTACCGGCTCACCAGCCCCGACGTCGCCGAACTCCTGCGCGTCGCCCGCGGCATCCTGTCCGGTCTCCTGCAGGGCCAGGCCGATCTCCTGGCCGACCTGCGCGCCACCAGCCGGAAATAG
- a CDS encoding DUF6126 family protein: MSDDKRAETARADAEKWKEKGVALRAFFYIFGTHVFAGFIWLLFYLGQHAQK; encoded by the coding sequence ATGAGCGACGACAAACGCGCCGAGACGGCGAGAGCGGATGCGGAGAAGTGGAAGGAGAAAGGGGTCGCGCTGCGCGCGTTCTTCTACATCTTCGGCACGCACGTGTTCGCCGGATTCATCTGGCTGCTGTTCTATCTGGGCCAGCACGCCCAGAAGTAA
- a CDS encoding ATP-binding protein: protein MPLAPGSVRAARERTERSLVLFGVGGASSLGGAVLLVVSELVANAARHATASPEAEITLTMTDHLLVVAVGDLDPLPVTLADRSAGQGLRTVADLARAHGGDVGVEPSPDGRGKTVLVRFILPSGTP, encoded by the coding sequence GTGCCGCTGGCGCCGGGTTCGGTGAGGGCCGCGCGCGAGCGCACCGAACGGTCCCTGGTGCTGTTCGGTGTAGGAGGAGCATCCTCGCTCGGCGGTGCGGTGCTTTTGGTGGTCAGCGAGCTGGTGGCCAACGCCGCCCGCCACGCCACGGCATCCCCCGAGGCCGAGATCACCCTGACCATGACCGATCACCTGCTCGTCGTCGCCGTCGGGGACCTCGACCCGCTCCCGGTCACGCTCGCCGACCGGTCCGCGGGACAGGGGCTGCGCACGGTGGCGGACCTGGCGCGGGCCCACGGCGGCGACGTCGGCGTCGAACCCTCGCCCGACGGGCGCGGGAAGACGGTGCTGGTCCGCTTCATCCTGCCGTCCGGAACACCGTGA
- a CDS encoding carbonic anhydrase — translation MCVSAQGEGGGKVLGRRGLARFALTGAVALGAGLVSGSSAVSTRSDGGVRRRPVTPEGAWAELAAGNGRWRTLRERHPDESGGLRRELVGGQHPFAVVLGCVDSRVPPELVFDQGLGDLLTVRSAGEVLDEAVVGSVAYGVLELGIPLVVVLGHQACGAVAAAVHAETGQGELPGPLRYLAGQIRPSIDRTLTGDACVDAAVTANVRRVASRLAAQSEMAGRIAAGKLAVVGARYELAGQWAHRVG, via the coding sequence ATGTGCGTGAGTGCCCAGGGTGAAGGCGGCGGGAAGGTGCTGGGGAGGCGCGGGCTCGCTCGCTTCGCCCTCACGGGTGCGGTCGCCTTGGGGGCGGGGCTCGTATCCGGTTCCAGCGCCGTCTCCACGCGTTCCGATGGCGGGGTGCGCAGGCGTCCCGTGACGCCGGAAGGCGCGTGGGCGGAGCTGGCCGCGGGCAACGGCCGCTGGCGGACACTGCGTGAGCGGCATCCGGACGAGTCGGGTGGGTTGCGCAGGGAGCTGGTGGGCGGCCAGCATCCGTTCGCCGTGGTGCTGGGCTGCGTGGATTCCCGCGTTCCGCCGGAGCTGGTCTTCGATCAGGGGCTCGGTGACCTGCTGACGGTCCGCTCGGCCGGTGAAGTCCTGGACGAGGCGGTGGTGGGGAGCGTCGCGTACGGGGTGCTGGAGCTGGGGATTCCGCTGGTGGTGGTCCTGGGGCACCAGGCGTGCGGGGCCGTCGCCGCCGCCGTCCACGCCGAGACGGGGCAGGGTGAGCTGCCAGGTCCTCTGCGGTATCTGGCCGGGCAGATCCGTCCGTCGATCGATCGCACGCTGACGGGGGACGCGTGCGTGGACGCGGCGGTCACCGCGAACGTGCGCCGGGTGGCCTCGCGGCTGGCCGCCCAGTCCGAGATGGCGGGGCGTATCGCGGCGGGGAAGCTGGCGGTGGTCGGGGCCCGCTACGAACTGGCCGGCCAGTGGGCGCACCGGGTCGGCTGA
- a CDS encoding ArsR/SmtB family transcription factor has translation MSGRASKANEDETPEVSTPLYQLKAEFFKTLGHPVRIRVLELLSQREHAVSELLTEVGVESASLSQQLAVLRRANLVHTRREGVSVHYRLASDEVAELLRVARSILTGVLQGQASLLADLTAHPHR, from the coding sequence GTGTCAGGACGCGCCAGCAAAGCGAACGAGGACGAGACCCCAGAGGTCAGCACTCCCCTCTACCAGTTGAAGGCAGAGTTCTTCAAAACCCTCGGCCACCCGGTACGCATCCGCGTCCTGGAACTCCTGAGCCAACGCGAACACGCAGTCTCCGAACTCCTCACCGAGGTAGGCGTGGAATCCGCGTCCCTGTCCCAGCAACTCGCCGTACTCCGCAGAGCCAACCTCGTCCACACCCGACGAGAGGGCGTCAGCGTCCACTACCGCCTCGCCAGCGACGAAGTCGCCGAGCTCCTGCGCGTGGCCCGCAGCATCCTCACCGGCGTCCTACAGGGCCAGGCCAGCCTGCTGGCCGACCTCACCGCCCACCCCCACCGATAA
- a CDS encoding DinB family protein, protein MIDDFAKDNLHKRLRRDREALLWKLDGLSEYDARRPLTATGTNLLGLVKHVATVEARYFGEVFGRPSPEPLCRWQDSDGSDQWAAENETRGQIVGFYRRTWEHSDATIDELALDAPGHVPWWPEPYTNTNLFAIMVHVLGETIRHAGHADILREGVDGRTGMRAEHEQPIDKEARAAYFAKIEQAARMATPTTA, encoded by the coding sequence ATGATCGATGATTTCGCGAAAGACAACCTGCACAAGAGACTGCGGCGGGACCGTGAGGCGTTGCTCTGGAAGCTCGACGGCTTGTCCGAATACGACGCGCGCCGGCCTCTGACGGCGACCGGGACCAACCTCCTCGGCCTGGTCAAACACGTGGCCACGGTCGAGGCCAGGTACTTCGGTGAGGTCTTCGGCCGCCCTTCTCCGGAGCCGCTTTGCCGGTGGCAGGACTCCGACGGCAGCGATCAATGGGCGGCCGAGAACGAGACGCGTGGTCAGATCGTCGGGTTCTACCGGCGCACGTGGGAACACTCGGATGCGACGATCGACGAGCTTGCCCTCGATGCCCCCGGCCACGTGCCCTGGTGGCCGGAGCCTTATACGAACACGAACCTGTTCGCCATCATGGTCCATGTCCTCGGCGAGACCATCCGGCATGCCGGGCACGCCGACATCCTGCGCGAGGGCGTAGACGGCCGGACCGGGATGCGCGCCGAACACGAGCAGCCGATAGACAAGGAAGCCCGCGCAGCCTACTTCGCGAAGATCGAGCAAGCCGCCAGGATGGCCACACCAACCACCGCGTAG
- a CDS encoding CBS domain-containing protein, with the protein MIPPDLQISDHTSIDRALDVLRGSHSQYVLIRDDTGRCAGIVTRDQLTALGAKPWYAENTRVRDIAHDHSPFARPGMPASEAAAAMRERSLTVLPVVDEEGFAVGILTTERLQTLLGTASQDTQEQP; encoded by the coding sequence ATGATCCCGCCGGACCTGCAGATCAGTGACCACACCAGCATCGACAGGGCGCTCGACGTTCTGCGCGGATCCCACAGCCAATACGTACTCATCCGTGACGACACCGGCCGGTGCGCCGGCATCGTCACCCGCGACCAGCTCACCGCCCTCGGGGCAAAACCCTGGTACGCCGAGAACACCCGCGTCCGTGACATCGCGCACGACCACAGCCCGTTCGCCCGCCCCGGCATGCCCGCCTCGGAGGCCGCCGCCGCCATGCGCGAACGGTCTCTGACGGTCCTGCCCGTCGTCGATGAGGAGGGCTTCGCCGTAGGCATCCTCACCACCGAACGGCTGCAGACACTCCTCGGCACAGCATCACAGGACACGCAAGAGCAACCCTGA
- a CDS encoding pyridoxamine 5'-phosphate oxidase family protein codes for MPRPIALGPDEGLPLLDILTAGRLIHDEPGLPAVRVLRHCRDFGYLVVRVQLTGPPAVFRCPGRLTYQTEWVDPQDHTGWTVTVSGPAQRITNGYQQARYRLMLHAGPQTSHEHLLRIRPDNVTGYRLTRAPA; via the coding sequence TTGCCCCGTCCCATCGCACTCGGACCCGACGAGGGGCTGCCCCTGCTCGACATCCTGACCGCGGGGCGCTTGATCCACGACGAGCCGGGACTGCCCGCGGTACGTGTCCTGCGCCACTGCCGCGACTTCGGGTATCTCGTCGTACGCGTCCAGCTCACTGGCCCGCCCGCGGTGTTCCGGTGTCCCGGCCGCCTCACCTACCAGACCGAATGGGTCGACCCGCAGGACCACACCGGCTGGACCGTGACGGTCAGCGGCCCCGCGCAGCGCATCACCAACGGCTACCAGCAGGCCCGCTATCGCCTGATGCTGCACGCCGGACCGCAGACCTCCCATGAGCACCTCCTGCGGATCCGCCCGGACAACGTCACCGGATACCGCCTCACCCGCGCCCCGGCCTGA
- a CDS encoding pyridoxal phosphate-dependent aminotransferase — MQVNQSSKLAGVCYDIRGPVLEEATRLENEGHRILKLHTGNPAAFGFEAPTEILREITGNLASAHGYGDAKGLPSARRAITDYYLQRGVTGLTAEDIYLGNGASELIQMSMQALLDNGDEVLIPAPDYPLWTASVSLAGGTAVHYRCDEQAGWFPDLADIEAKITPRTRALVLINPNNPTGAVYSTALLHGLMEIARRHQLIVCSDEIYDKILYDGLAHTCTASLAPDLLCLTFNGLSKAYRVAGYRSGWMAVSGPKAHATSYIEGLNILANMRLCASMPAQYAINAALGGPQSINDLLLPDGRLTQQRDTAWKLLNDIPGVSCVKPQGALYAFPRLDRTVHKINDDARLVLDLLRAQHLLIVQGTGFNWPEPDHFRLVTLPRAEELTDAVTRIATFLDGYSQH, encoded by the coding sequence ATGCAGGTAAACCAGTCCAGCAAGCTCGCAGGAGTCTGCTACGACATCCGCGGACCGGTACTCGAGGAGGCGACGCGCCTGGAAAACGAGGGCCACCGCATTCTGAAGCTCCACACCGGCAACCCCGCCGCATTCGGCTTCGAAGCGCCCACGGAGATCCTCCGGGAAATCACCGGCAACCTGGCCAGCGCACACGGCTACGGCGACGCCAAAGGACTGCCCTCAGCCCGCCGGGCCATCACCGACTACTACCTGCAGCGCGGCGTGACCGGCCTGACAGCCGAAGACATCTACCTGGGCAACGGAGCCTCCGAGCTGATCCAGATGTCCATGCAGGCCCTGCTCGACAACGGCGACGAAGTACTGATCCCCGCACCCGACTACCCCCTCTGGACCGCATCGGTCTCGCTGGCCGGCGGCACAGCCGTGCACTACCGCTGCGACGAACAGGCCGGCTGGTTCCCCGACCTCGCCGACATCGAAGCCAAGATCACTCCTCGCACCCGGGCCCTGGTCCTGATCAATCCGAACAACCCCACCGGCGCCGTCTACTCCACTGCCCTGTTGCACGGCCTCATGGAGATCGCCCGCCGCCACCAGCTGATCGTCTGCTCGGACGAGATCTACGACAAAATCCTGTACGACGGCCTGGCCCACACCTGCACCGCCTCCCTCGCCCCCGACCTGCTGTGCCTGACGTTCAACGGCTTGTCCAAGGCCTACCGGGTAGCTGGATACCGCTCCGGCTGGATGGCCGTCTCCGGCCCGAAAGCCCACGCCACCAGCTACATCGAGGGCCTCAACATCCTCGCCAACATGCGCCTGTGCGCCAGCATGCCCGCCCAGTACGCCATCAACGCCGCACTCGGCGGCCCGCAGTCCATCAACGACCTGCTCCTGCCCGATGGACGGCTGACCCAGCAGCGCGACACTGCCTGGAAGCTGCTCAACGACATCCCCGGCGTCTCGTGCGTCAAGCCCCAAGGCGCGCTGTACGCCTTCCCCCGCCTCGACCGCACGGTCCACAAGATCAACGATGACGCGCGGTTGGTACTCGACCTCCTCAGAGCCCAGCACCTCCTCATCGTCCAAGGCACCGGCTTCAACTGGCCCGAACCCGACCACTTCCGCCTCGTCACCCTGCCCCGCGCCGAGGAGCTCACCGACGCGGTCACCCGTATCGCAACCTTCCTCGACGGATACAGCCAGCACTGA
- a CDS encoding protein-L-isoaspartate O-methyltransferase: MNDLNTGAATEAVSKACPLPEPRSAGSIPAASSEGGVVVAAAGPDSAAARVEMVGRLEESGDLGAGPVRDALLALRREVLMRQAYVRRSDPDELPPRWELLDWARPQDRDELCRLLHSGDSVPVQHAGEPMLGRSPGVRSGGTMTAMSSTMGMTAGLIEVLDLRPGQRVLDVGTGAGVTAGVMCFVCGDDGVVTLDVDQHVGDAVRASLAALGYRPTVVTGDGRDGWPARAGYDRIFVSFSVPSIPPALVDQLAPGGLALMTVATSSPSWPGLAVITKSSTGQVHAELRGVEFGHRAGTGIDGFEQVFLSAKFRQQIAAGGGRWTRRSRLVPPSVTDRGAWLALGALRPGLVRDYGAEDLTIGAPSCGSWMRARPAGTGRWKVTVDGPRDIWAELHEVAALWRAAGSPSTYRIDIGSSGAQQVTTTGGHLSWVLPAPSPTPGEAP; encoded by the coding sequence GTGAACGACTTGAACACCGGGGCGGCCACCGAGGCCGTATCGAAGGCCTGCCCGCTGCCTGAGCCGCGGTCCGCGGGAAGTATTCCCGCCGCGTCGTCCGAGGGCGGCGTGGTCGTGGCGGCCGCGGGTCCCGATTCCGCGGCCGCCCGGGTGGAGATGGTGGGCCGCCTGGAAGAATCCGGCGACCTGGGCGCGGGCCCGGTGCGGGATGCACTCCTGGCCCTGCGGCGCGAGGTCCTGATGCGGCAGGCGTACGTACGCCGGTCGGATCCCGACGAGCTCCCACCTCGGTGGGAGCTGCTGGACTGGGCGCGGCCCCAAGACCGGGACGAGTTGTGCCGTCTGCTCCACAGCGGGGACAGCGTCCCGGTCCAACATGCGGGCGAACCCATGCTCGGCCGGAGCCCGGGCGTGCGCAGCGGGGGGACCATGACGGCGATGTCGAGCACGATGGGCATGACAGCTGGCCTGATTGAGGTGCTGGACCTGCGGCCGGGACAGCGGGTTCTGGACGTCGGCACGGGTGCCGGGGTCACCGCGGGCGTGATGTGCTTCGTGTGCGGGGACGATGGCGTCGTCACGCTCGATGTGGACCAACACGTCGGCGATGCCGTGCGAGCAAGCCTGGCTGCTCTCGGCTACCGGCCTACCGTGGTGACCGGCGACGGGCGGGACGGCTGGCCCGCCCGCGCGGGGTACGACCGGATCTTCGTGTCCTTCTCCGTGCCCAGCATCCCGCCGGCCCTGGTGGACCAGCTCGCCCCTGGCGGTCTCGCGCTGATGACGGTGGCCACCTCGTCGCCGTCCTGGCCGGGTCTGGCCGTGATCACCAAGTCCTCGACCGGTCAGGTCCACGCCGAGCTGCGCGGGGTCGAGTTCGGGCACCGCGCCGGTACCGGCATCGATGGCTTCGAGCAGGTCTTCCTGTCCGCCAAGTTCCGCCAGCAGATCGCCGCGGGCGGTGGCCGCTGGACCCGGCGCAGCCGGCTCGTACCTCCTTCGGTCACTGACCGCGGTGCGTGGCTGGCTCTCGGGGCATTGCGGCCGGGGCTCGTCCGGGACTACGGAGCGGAGGACCTGACCATCGGCGCGCCCAGCTGCGGATCGTGGATGCGGGCCCGCCCGGCCGGGACCGGCAGGTGGAAGGTCACCGTTGACGGGCCGCGTGACATCTGGGCTGAGCTCCACGAAGTCGCCGCCCTGTGGCGGGCGGCCGGCTCTCCCTCGACCTACCGCATCGACATCGGCTCCAGCGGCGCTCAGCAGGTGACCACCACCGGCGGGCACCTCTCCTGGGTGCTGCCCGCCCCATCCCCCACTCCCGGAGAAGCCCCATGA
- a CDS encoding methyltransferase domain-containing protein — protein sequence MTMHSGEPVVADTPGGGGSLFGTAAADYARYRPGVPDAAVRLLAATLHGVPAPVLVDLGAGTGQVPRALLAVVPRLAHIDLVDVNQGMLAQAMADLRPALGTTTVSAFAGEAHTYAPLRPGQGPDLVTCCRAFHWMDRAAVLDMVDRISAPHAAVAVLGDGSLWTYESDWTAVLRELIQSFLGPSRRAGTRGTYGGPGRSYADDLAASAFSTVTEHRFPVTRAWTPANVVGYLRSTSFARPDLFADRHEAFESEAIQLLNQYATEGVLREDAEFTVLVGRRPGTAT from the coding sequence ATGACCATGCACTCCGGCGAACCGGTCGTCGCCGACACCCCCGGAGGCGGGGGGTCGCTGTTCGGAACGGCAGCCGCCGACTACGCCCGCTACCGTCCCGGGGTGCCCGACGCAGCCGTGCGGCTCCTCGCCGCAACCCTGCACGGCGTGCCCGCACCGGTCCTCGTCGACCTCGGCGCCGGGACAGGACAGGTACCCCGCGCGCTGCTGGCAGTCGTGCCCCGGCTGGCCCACATCGACCTCGTAGACGTCAACCAAGGGATGCTCGCCCAGGCGATGGCGGACCTCCGTCCCGCCCTCGGCACGACCACGGTCTCGGCATTCGCGGGCGAAGCCCACACCTACGCGCCGCTGCGGCCCGGCCAGGGACCTGATCTGGTCACCTGCTGCCGGGCGTTCCACTGGATGGACCGGGCGGCTGTCCTGGACATGGTGGACCGGATCTCCGCGCCGCACGCCGCGGTGGCAGTCCTGGGGGACGGCAGCCTTTGGACCTACGAGTCCGACTGGACCGCTGTGCTGCGCGAGCTGATCCAGAGCTTCCTCGGTCCCTCCCGCCGGGCGGGAACCCGCGGAACCTACGGCGGGCCCGGCCGCTCCTACGCGGACGATCTCGCAGCCTCGGCGTTCAGCACCGTGACCGAGCACCGCTTTCCCGTGACCCGCGCCTGGACACCGGCCAACGTCGTCGGCTACCTCCGCAGCACCTCCTTCGCCCGACCCGACCTGTTCGCCGACCGCCACGAAGCGTTCGAGTCCGAAGCCATCCAGCTCCTCAACCAGTACGCCACGGAGGGCGTGCTACGGGAGGACGCCGAGTTCACGGTGCTGGTAGGCCGGCGGCCCGGGACTGCCACGTGA